In Aerococcaceae bacterium zg-252, the genomic window CTTGTTAAATCTTGACATTAACGAGCCTAATCGTGTGGTATTCAATGAAATTACAAAAGATACAGTAAAAGAGGCATTTAAAACGCCAAGAATGATTGACCAAGATTTAGTCGATGCACAACAAGCACGTCGTATATTAGATCGTGTGGTAGGGTATTCGATTTCGCCATTGTTATGGAAAAAAATTAAGGGTGGTTTGAGTGCTGGACGTGTCCAATCAGCGACTTTAAAAATTATTATTGACCGAGAAAATGAAATTCGTCATTTTAAACCGGAAGAATATTGGACGATTCCGACTACCTTTAAAAAAGGGACAGCGAAATTTGAAGCTGAATTTTATGGTGTCGATAGTAAAAAAATGGAATTGGCGAATGAACAAGATGTGCAAGCCGTTATGAAACGTTTGGACGAGAAACAAGCGTTCACAGTGACCAATATTGAAGAAAAACCACGCAATCGTAAATCTGCACCACCATTTACGACCAGTACATTACAACAAGAAGCGTCGAATCGTTTAGGATTTAGAACGAGTAAAACGATGATGGTCGCACAACAATTGTATGAGGGTATTTCAATTGGTAGACAAACGGTTGGTTTAATTACCTATATGCGTACTGACTCAACTCGGATTTCACCGGTAGCACAAGCGTCAGCTATGGATTTTATTAAGGAAAATTATGGTGAAGCTTATTTAGGTAAAACACGCATTTCAAAAAATAGTGCTGGGGCACAAGATGCACATGAGGCGATTCGTCCATCCAACCCGTCAATGACACCGGATAGTATCAGCTATGCGTTGACGAAAGACCAGTTACGTTTGTACTCATTGATATGGGGACGTTTCATGGCAAGCCAAATGGCAGATGCTGTCTACGACACAATTCGTGCAGACATTGAACAGAATGGCGTACAATTTCGTGCGAATGGTTCACGAATTAAGTTTGACGGTTATTTAAAAGTGTATCCAACGAAAAATAATAAGGATAATTATTTACCGGAATTAGCAATCGGAGATGCAGTCCAATCGGTTAAAATGGAACCGTCGCAACATTTCACGCAACCACCAGCACGCTATAATGAAGCGAGTTTGATTAAGACGCTTGAAGAAAAAGGTATTGGACGTCCGTCAACCTATTCTCCTACGGTTGAAACATTGCGTAAACGTTATTATGTCAAAATGGTAGCGAAACGTTTTGAACCGACAGAATTAGGCGAAATTGTGAATGATGTGATGTCAGAATTTTTCCCACAAATTGTGGATTCTGATTTTACGGCAGGAATGGAAGAAGAACTTGATTCAATTGAAGACGGAAAGCAAGAATGGGTAAGAGTGTTGAATAATTTTTATTCACATTTTGAAACTGATTTACAAAAAGCTGAATCAACGATTGAAAAAATAGAAATTAAAGATGAACCAGCAGGATATGATTGTGAAGTTTGTGGAAATTCTATGGTTGTTAAAATTGGACGCTTTGGTAAGTTCCATGCGTGTAGTA contains:
- the topA gene encoding type I DNA topoisomerase, coding for MSYKNLVIVESPTKAKTIDRYLGKNYKVVASKGHLRDLPKSKMGVDIENNFEPHYISIRGRGDTIKELRKLAKKAEHVYLAADPDREGEAIAWHLSHLLNLDINEPNRVVFNEITKDTVKEAFKTPRMIDQDLVDAQQARRILDRVVGYSISPLLWKKIKGGLSAGRVQSATLKIIIDRENEIRHFKPEEYWTIPTTFKKGTAKFEAEFYGVDSKKMELANEQDVQAVMKRLDEKQAFTVTNIEEKPRNRKSAPPFTTSTLQQEASNRLGFRTSKTMMVAQQLYEGISIGRQTVGLITYMRTDSTRISPVAQASAMDFIKENYGEAYLGKTRISKNSAGAQDAHEAIRPSNPSMTPDSISYALTKDQLRLYSLIWGRFMASQMADAVYDTIRADIEQNGVQFRANGSRIKFDGYLKVYPTKNNKDNYLPELAIGDAVQSVKMEPSQHFTQPPARYNEASLIKTLEEKGIGRPSTYSPTVETLRKRYYVKMVAKRFEPTELGEIVNDVMSEFFPQIVDSDFTAGMEEELDSIEDGKQEWVRVLNNFYSHFETDLQKAESTIEKIEIKDEPAGYDCEVCGNSMVVKIGRFGKFHACSNFPDCRHTEAIVKKIDVTCPLCQQGQLIERQSKKNRTFYGCDRYPECEFVSWDKPIARPCPKCNHYMTEKTTRKGKEIKCSHCDYQELTKA